From Pseudorasbora parva isolate DD20220531a chromosome 25, ASM2467924v1, whole genome shotgun sequence, one genomic window encodes:
- the rep15 gene encoding rab15 effector protein — translation MNQKDLQCEAKTSIFSTLWAKPKRTASMDLIHLFNDCIRAASSRTKEYLLFRDPENMFHPSPSTLSEIFLMTYIQHSSLLNLTDMFNCTAMTQEQRILLGAHWVWAVLDQPSKNPRIQIAVHVFHLPERTEENVEDIYGDIMRMAGMDVVERTRAERMVEFCSSIGRDCYALFLFFGRQNDEGNIYGLLSNNLQAAVGKCVRIDRVFIDHFFKGAKCFGTPSGMLKALVGKEGDDPLTMLVKFT, via the coding sequence ATGAACCAAAAAGATCTCCAGTGTGAAGCCAAAACTAGCATTTTCAGTACCTTGTGGGCTAAACCCAAAAGAACCGCCTCGATGGACCTCATCCACCTCTTTAACGACTGCATCCGAGCGGCTTCATCCAGAACAAAGGAGTATCTGCTCTTCAGGGACCCGGAGAACATGTTCCACCCAAGTCCTTCAACCCTAAGCGAGATCTTTCTGATGACCTACATCCAGCACAGCAGCCTGCTGAATCTCACCGACATGTTCAACTGCACGGCCATGACCCAAGAACAGAGGATCCTGTTGGGTGCCCACTGGGTCTGGGCCGTGCTGGATCAGCCGAGCAAGAACCCCCGAATCCAGATCGCGGTCCATGTTTTTCATCTGCCAGAAAGAACGGAAGAGAACGTGGAAGACATCTACGGTGACATCATGCGCATGGCCGGGATGGATGTGGTGGAGAGAACCCGAGCCGAGAGGATGGTGGAGTTCTGCTCCTCCATCGGCAGAGACTGTTACGCGCTTTTTCTCTTCTTCGGTCGGCAAAACGACGAGGGTAATATTTACGGGCTACTGAGCAACAATCTGCAAGCAGCTGTGGGGAAGTGTGTGAGGATTGATCGGGTTTTTATCGATCACTTCTTCAAAGGTGCGAAATGCTTCGGCACTCCAAGTGGGATGTTGAAAGCACTGGTTGGTAAGGAGGGTGACGATCCTCTAACCATGCTTGTTAAGTTCACCTAA
- the cyb5r2 gene encoding NADH-cytochrome b5 reductase 2 has protein sequence MDQVLTVPVLIGIAIVVITVLFLVLTPGGSNGGRKQSTFPKTLQDPNLKYPLPLIEKEDITHDTKKFRFGLPSSSHILGLPIGQHVYLSAKVNGNLVIRAYTPVSSDEDQGYVDLVVKIYFKNTHPNYPDGGKMSQYLNEMKIGDTIDFRGPNGLLVYNGNGQFGIRPDKKSEPKARKFRHVGMIAGGTGITPMLQLIRSITADPADNTKCSLIFANQTEKDILLRKELDEVHRNHPDKLNLWYTLDKPSEVWKYSKGFVDAAMIKDHLPPPANDVLIVMCGPPPMIQYACLPNLEKLGYKTDNTFAY, from the exons ATGGATCAAGTTCTA ACTGTACCTGTTTTAATTGGGATAGCTATAGTGGTGATCACGGTCCTCTTCCTCGTCCTGACACCCGGAGGCTCCAATGGAGGTCGAAAGCAGAGCACGTTTCCCAAAACCTTGCAGGATCCCAATCTGAAATACCCACTGCCACTCATAGAGAAAGAG GACATCACTCATGACACGAAAAAATTCCGGTTTGGTCTTCCATCCTCGTCTCACATTCTGGGTCTCCCTATTG GTCAGCATGTTTACCTGTCTGCAAAAGTGAATGGCAATCTGGTCATTCGTGCGTACACACCTGTGTCCAGCGATGAAGACCAGGGATACGTGGATCTAGTTGTTAAG ATCTACTTTAAAAATACTCATCCGAACTATCCTGATGGAGGAAAGATGTCTCAGTACTTGAATGAAATGAAGATTGGAGACACTATTGACTTTAGGGGTCCAAATGGATTACTGGTATACAATGGAAATG GGCAGTTTGGTATTCGACCTGATAAAAAATCTGAACCTAAAGCGCGGAAGTTTAGACACGTGGGCATGATTGCTGGTGGAACAG GCATCACTCCAATGCTGCAGCTGATCAGGAGCATAACCGCGGATCCTGCCGACAACACCAAGTGCTCCCTGATATTTGCCAACCAG ACTGAGAAGGACATATTGTTACGTAAAGAGCTGGATGAAGTTCATAGAAATCATCCTGATAAACTCAATCTGTGGTACACACTGGACAAGCCCTCAGAAG TTTGGAAGTACAGCAAAGGGTTTGTTGATGCAGCCATGATAAAAGACCATCTCCCGCCTCCGGCCAACGATGTGCTCATCGTGATGTGCGGTCCACCCCCCATGATCCAGTACGCCTGCCTGCCAAATCTCGAAAAGCTGGGCTACAAAACTGACAACACCTTTGCATATTAA